A single region of the Thunnus maccoyii chromosome 10, fThuMac1.1, whole genome shotgun sequence genome encodes:
- the sec61b gene encoding protein transport protein Sec61 subunit beta, whose product MPGPAASATNVGASSRSPSKTVAPRAAGSTVRQRKATSSGTRSGGRTTGSAGTGGMWRFYTEDSPGLKVGPVPVLVMSLLFIASVFMLHIWGKYTRS is encoded by the exons atg ccTGGACCAGCAGCAAGTGCAACCAATGTTGGGGCATCTAGCCGTTCCCCCAGCAAGACAGTGGCTCCCCGCGCAGCAGGCTCCACAGTCAGACAGag GAAAGCCACCAGCAGCGGTACACGCAGCGGTGGCAGGACCACGGGATCGGCGGGTACAGGGGGCATGTGGCGCTTCTACACCGAGGACTCGCCGGGCCTCAAAGT CGGCCCGGTGCCAGTGCTGGTGATGAGTCTGCTCTTCATCGCTTCAGTCTTCATGCTGCACATCTGGGGGAAGTACACCCGCTCTTAA
- the alg2 gene encoding alpha-1,3/1,6-mannosyltransferase ALG2 isoform X1, producing MQLDDHNHRFPNLDKLCWCVSRMARVVFLHPDLGIGGAERLVVDAAVALKSQGCSVQIWTAHYDPTHCFSETLDPDLPVVCVGDWLPTSVFGYLHALCAYLRMIYVALYLVFLSGEEYDVIFCDQVSVCIPVLRLSRHRKKVLFYCHFPDQLLTQRKSALKKLYRAPIDLLEERTTGMADMILVNSQFTAGIFRETFHSLRGVQTDVLYPSLNTRTFDQPSTEAQGLEGLLPEGTSCLFLSLNRYERKKNLGLALEALAALRSSLPPGQRAGIHLVVAGGYDDRVTENVQHYAELKELAAQLHLDDCVTFLRSPSDSLKVALLRESAAVLYTPSREHFGIVPVEAMYCCCPVIAVNSGGPLESVADGETGFLCEPTAEAFSKAMERLVREPQLRRDMGQAGRRRVQDKFSLQAFSDQLYGYIVKLSK from the exons ATGCAGCTAGACGATCATAATCACAGGTTTCCAAACTTGGACAAG CTCTGTTGGTGTGTGTCCAGGATGGCGCGGGTGGTGTTTCTCCATCCAGATTTGGGTATAGGCGGAGCGGAGCGTCTGGTGGTTGATGCTGCTGTCGCTCTGAAGTCTCAGGGCTGTAGTGTCCAGATCTGGACGGCCCATTACGACCCAACACACTGCTTCTCTGAGACACTGGACCCAGACCTGCCTGtg GTATGTGTGGGTGACTGGCTACCCACCAGTGTGTTTGGTTACCTGCATGCCCTGTGTGCTTACCTGAGGATGATCTACGTGGCCCTCTACCTGGTCTTTCTCAGTGGGGAGGAGTATGACGTCATCTTCTGTGACCAG GTATCAGTGTGTATCCCGGTGCTGAGACTGTCTCGTCACAGGAAGAAGGTTTTGTTCTACTGTCACTTCCCCGACCAGCTGCTGACCCAGAGGAAATCAGCCCTGAAGAAGCTTTACCGTGCTCCCATCGACTTGCTGGAGGAACGCACAACTGGCATGGCTGATATG ATTCTGGTAAACAGCCAGTTCACCGCGGGCATCTTCAGGGAGACCTTTCATAGTCTAAGAGGAGTCCAGACAGATGTCCTCTATCCTTCCCTCAACACGCGTACCTTTGACCAGCCATCTACTGAAGCACAAGGCCTGGAAGGGCTGCTCCCTGAGGGAACCTCctgcctgtttctctctctgaaccGATATGAGCGAAAGAAGAATCTGGGCCTGGCTCTGGAGGCCCTGGCGGCCTTGAGGAGCAGCCTCCCTCCAGGCCAGAGAGCAGGCATTCACCTGGTGGTGGCGGGGGGCTACGATGACCGCGTTACTGAGAACGTTCAACATTATGCTGAACTGAAAGAGCTAGCAGCGCAGCTCCACTTGGACGATTGTGTCACTTTTCTGCGTTCCCCTTCTGATTCACTGAAGGTGGCGCTGCTGCGGGAAAGCGCCGCGGTGCTGTACACCCCGAGCAGAGAGCATTTTGGGATAGTTCCCGTAGAGGCCATGTACTGCTGCTGCCCTGTTATTGCGGTGAACTCCGGGGGGCCCCTGGAGAGCGTGGCAGACGGGGAGACGGGGTTTCTGTGCGAGCCCACGGCAGAGGCCTTTTCTAAGGCCATGGAGAGGCTTGTCAGGGAGCCGCAGCTCCGCAGGGACATGGGACAagctgggaggaggagggtacAAGATAAGTTCTCTCTTCAGGCCTTCTCAGACCAGCTGTATGGGTACATTGTCAAGCTGAGCAAGTGA
- the alg2 gene encoding alpha-1,3/1,6-mannosyltransferase ALG2 isoform X2, producing the protein MARVVFLHPDLGIGGAERLVVDAAVALKSQGCSVQIWTAHYDPTHCFSETLDPDLPVVCVGDWLPTSVFGYLHALCAYLRMIYVALYLVFLSGEEYDVIFCDQVSVCIPVLRLSRHRKKVLFYCHFPDQLLTQRKSALKKLYRAPIDLLEERTTGMADMILVNSQFTAGIFRETFHSLRGVQTDVLYPSLNTRTFDQPSTEAQGLEGLLPEGTSCLFLSLNRYERKKNLGLALEALAALRSSLPPGQRAGIHLVVAGGYDDRVTENVQHYAELKELAAQLHLDDCVTFLRSPSDSLKVALLRESAAVLYTPSREHFGIVPVEAMYCCCPVIAVNSGGPLESVADGETGFLCEPTAEAFSKAMERLVREPQLRRDMGQAGRRRVQDKFSLQAFSDQLYGYIVKLSK; encoded by the exons ATGGCGCGGGTGGTGTTTCTCCATCCAGATTTGGGTATAGGCGGAGCGGAGCGTCTGGTGGTTGATGCTGCTGTCGCTCTGAAGTCTCAGGGCTGTAGTGTCCAGATCTGGACGGCCCATTACGACCCAACACACTGCTTCTCTGAGACACTGGACCCAGACCTGCCTGtg GTATGTGTGGGTGACTGGCTACCCACCAGTGTGTTTGGTTACCTGCATGCCCTGTGTGCTTACCTGAGGATGATCTACGTGGCCCTCTACCTGGTCTTTCTCAGTGGGGAGGAGTATGACGTCATCTTCTGTGACCAG GTATCAGTGTGTATCCCGGTGCTGAGACTGTCTCGTCACAGGAAGAAGGTTTTGTTCTACTGTCACTTCCCCGACCAGCTGCTGACCCAGAGGAAATCAGCCCTGAAGAAGCTTTACCGTGCTCCCATCGACTTGCTGGAGGAACGCACAACTGGCATGGCTGATATG ATTCTGGTAAACAGCCAGTTCACCGCGGGCATCTTCAGGGAGACCTTTCATAGTCTAAGAGGAGTCCAGACAGATGTCCTCTATCCTTCCCTCAACACGCGTACCTTTGACCAGCCATCTACTGAAGCACAAGGCCTGGAAGGGCTGCTCCCTGAGGGAACCTCctgcctgtttctctctctgaaccGATATGAGCGAAAGAAGAATCTGGGCCTGGCTCTGGAGGCCCTGGCGGCCTTGAGGAGCAGCCTCCCTCCAGGCCAGAGAGCAGGCATTCACCTGGTGGTGGCGGGGGGCTACGATGACCGCGTTACTGAGAACGTTCAACATTATGCTGAACTGAAAGAGCTAGCAGCGCAGCTCCACTTGGACGATTGTGTCACTTTTCTGCGTTCCCCTTCTGATTCACTGAAGGTGGCGCTGCTGCGGGAAAGCGCCGCGGTGCTGTACACCCCGAGCAGAGAGCATTTTGGGATAGTTCCCGTAGAGGCCATGTACTGCTGCTGCCCTGTTATTGCGGTGAACTCCGGGGGGCCCCTGGAGAGCGTGGCAGACGGGGAGACGGGGTTTCTGTGCGAGCCCACGGCAGAGGCCTTTTCTAAGGCCATGGAGAGGCTTGTCAGGGAGCCGCAGCTCCGCAGGGACATGGGACAagctgggaggaggagggtacAAGATAAGTTCTCTCTTCAGGCCTTCTCAGACCAGCTGTATGGGTACATTGTCAAGCTGAGCAAGTGA
- the LOC121905706 gene encoding phospholipase A and acyltransferase 4-like produces the protein MALLGNLNSILSQTTSRQIDQSVSTAESGDLIEFVTPWSGLSLWGVYVGEGLVVHFGVGDENMTQKACRSFLQQMAPKSKSDHVLKKTRINEQLITDIKVPPGTRIRVNNDEHNLVPSPQETMRHRWETFLHQEFKYDLMNFNSEHFATFVRYGHAVCNQIPFKKKNEAHVDTTQTLQMIIEQRIETQT, from the exons ATGGCCCTTTTGGGGAATTTGAACAGTATTCTCTCCCAGACGACATCCCGACAG aTTGATCAGAGTGTGTCCACAGCAGAGAGTGGAGACTTGATTGAGTTTGTGACCCCGTGGTCGGGATTGTCTCTTTGGGGAGTTTATGTTGGAGAAGGCCTTGTTGTCCATTTTGGAGTGGGAG ATGAGAACATGACACAGAAAGCATGCCGCAGCTTCCTTCAACAAATGGCTCCAAAGTCGAAAAGTGATCATGTTCTGAAGAAGACCAGGATCAACGAGCAGCTCATCACGGACATCAAAGTGCCTCCAGGAACCCGCATCAGGGTCAACAACGACGAGCACAATCTGGTTCCATCTCCACAGGAGACGATGAGGCATCGCTGGGAGACTTTTCTGCACCAGGAATTCAAATACGACCTGATGAACTTCAACAGCGAGCATTTCGCCACGTTCGTTCGATATGGCCACGCCGTGTGCAACCAG attccctttaagaaaaaaaacgaAGCCCATGTGGACACAACTCAAACTCTGCAAATGATAATTGAGCAACGGATCGAGACACAAACATGA